The Geoanaerobacter pelophilus genome includes a region encoding these proteins:
- a CDS encoding tetratricopeptide repeat protein has protein sequence MAQNESSFWTDIKKFEDTLVKDPASYCFAPLAELYRKSGLLDDAISTALKGTALHPQYFGGYMALGRAYLDKGMNPEALDALQKVVALSPENILAQKLLSQIYMDLGDYDLSKNSLEALLALNPADTESRLLLESLERTAASNRQDVSDPLESGGTGAVSFMVELDASEENAEELETLDLVEELDELEGSPSFFAEQEPFPPALIPDHDAQTSLDDPVDYPVGIRTATIAELYVTQGHLEQALDIYQELFAASPENLAHRKRIEELERLLAESKSSSVLEPPDEAFSVVEPEAAGFADVFSAAVTSDETPSPNTEGTDELVVLLQGWLDNIRRARECRSGRD, from the coding sequence ATGGCGCAAAACGAATCTTCTTTTTGGACGGATATCAAGAAATTCGAAGACACGCTTGTAAAGGACCCTGCTTCCTACTGTTTTGCTCCCTTAGCTGAGTTATACCGCAAGTCCGGTCTGCTGGATGACGCCATTTCAACGGCCTTGAAGGGAACTGCCTTGCACCCGCAGTATTTTGGCGGGTATATGGCTCTTGGCAGGGCCTATCTGGACAAAGGGATGAACCCTGAGGCCCTGGATGCCTTACAGAAAGTAGTGGCGCTGAGTCCTGAGAATATACTCGCCCAGAAACTTTTGTCTCAGATATACATGGATCTTGGTGATTATGACCTGTCAAAGAATTCCCTGGAGGCGCTTTTAGCATTAAATCCTGCCGATACCGAGAGTCGGCTGCTGTTGGAGTCTCTGGAGAGAACGGCTGCGTCGAATCGTCAGGACGTGTCAGATCCGCTTGAATCCGGTGGGACTGGCGCGGTTAGCTTTATGGTCGAACTGGATGCTTCTGAGGAGAATGCCGAGGAGCTGGAGACTCTTGACCTTGTTGAAGAACTGGATGAGCTTGAGGGAAGCCCGTCCTTCTTTGCCGAACAGGAGCCTTTCCCACCTGCTCTTATACCGGATCATGATGCGCAAACTTCTTTAGACGATCCGGTCGATTATCCTGTTGGCATAAGGACCGCCACGATAGCCGAGCTTTATGTCACCCAGGGGCACCTTGAGCAAGCGCTCGATATTTATCAGGAACTGTTTGCGGCCAGTCCGGAAAACCTGGCCCATCGGAAAAGAATAGAAGAGTTGGAGCGGTTGCTTGCCGAGAGCAAATCTTCATCAGTGCTCGAGCCGCCAGATGAGGCCTTTTCTGTCGTTGAACCGGAGGCCGCCGGTTTTGCTGACGTTTTTAGCGCAGCTGTTACTTCTGATGAGACTCCATCACCTAATACAGAGGGCACCGACGAACTTGTCGTTCTGCTTCAGGGATGGCTGGATAATATAAGGAGGGCTAGAGAATGTCGTTCCGGGAGAGACTGA
- a CDS encoding roadblock/LC7 domain-containing protein, with protein MSFRERLKKIVEQVDGAIGALIMGYDGIPIDESIRPNASLDVQLLAVEYATLLKEIKRTVDVLKTGGMEEVSITSGELRVVIRALNEEFFMVLLLEKEGNFGLGRYLLRLNAQAFRDMLQD; from the coding sequence ATGTCGTTCCGGGAGAGACTGAAAAAAATAGTCGAACAGGTCGATGGGGCCATAGGTGCCCTGATAATGGGCTATGACGGCATCCCCATCGACGAGAGCATTCGCCCTAATGCCTCACTTGATGTGCAACTGCTGGCGGTAGAGTACGCCACTTTACTGAAGGAGATTAAAAGAACTGTTGATGTCCTTAAGACCGGCGGGATGGAGGAGGTTTCCATAACATCCGGAGAGTTGAGAGTGGTGATCCGGGCTTTGAACGAAGAGTTTTTCATGGTTCTTCTTTTGGAGAAAGAGGGGAATTTCGGCCTCGGACGCTACCTGCTAAGACTGAATGCGCAAGCCTTCAGAGACATGCTTCAGGATTGA
- the aroQ gene encoding type II 3-dehydroquinate dehydratase, whose protein sequence is MKILVIHGPNLNLLGTREPGIYGNTTLTNINAALQALAGELGIEVAFVQSNHEGGIVDAIQAAKTDCDGILINPAAYTHTSVAIRDAVSAVAIPVVEVHLSNVHAREEFRSKSYIAPVAVGQISGFGVDSYLLGLRAIFSHIKLRL, encoded by the coding sequence ATGAAGATTCTGGTAATTCATGGTCCGAACCTTAACCTGCTTGGCACACGCGAGCCGGGAATATACGGCAACACTACCCTTACGAATATCAATGCCGCTCTGCAAGCCCTTGCAGGAGAACTTGGCATTGAAGTCGCTTTCGTGCAATCCAATCACGAAGGCGGAATTGTTGACGCCATTCAGGCTGCCAAGACTGACTGCGACGGCATCTTGATAAATCCGGCTGCATACACCCACACCAGCGTTGCAATTCGCGATGCTGTCTCTGCCGTGGCGATTCCTGTTGTTGAAGTACATCTTTCAAATGTCCATGCCCGCGAAGAGTTCCGCAGTAAGAGCTATATTGCCCCTGTAGCTGTCGGCCAGATCTCCGGATTCGGTGTAGATAGCTATCTGTTGGGGCTTCGCGCAATTTTTAGCCATATTAAATTGAGATTGTAA
- a CDS encoding M24 family metallopeptidase, which yields MLKDRIFSARECLERNSIDALLVTSLQSIRYLSGFSGSDGVLLVTPDAGCFLTDSRYTTQASREVSGFAVAEYRSKLDAVVEWFSACGCRRIGFIASQLTVEVYDELKAKLPEVEFVALKDELADIRRIKSHEEIVLLETAASLASEAFLSILPLIRPGISERELALELEVAMRRQGADDKAFDFIVASGERGALPHGRASERVICQGELITFDFGAICNGYNSDETVTVALGSPDPQLLDIFSIVKEAHDRAIDAVKPGVPLKDLDRIARSFIAEKGFGSFFGHGLGHGVGLEVHEKPLVSFRSDEIAAEGMVFTIEPGIYVPGLGGVRIEDTVVVEASGCRLLTKVSKELRVL from the coding sequence ATGCTAAAAGACAGAATCTTTTCGGCCAGGGAGTGTTTGGAGCGAAATTCCATTGATGCTCTCCTGGTGACATCTCTCCAGTCCATCCGTTACCTGTCGGGTTTTTCGGGAAGCGATGGTGTTCTGCTGGTAACGCCGGACGCCGGCTGTTTTCTCACCGACTCGCGTTACACCACACAGGCAAGCCGTGAGGTCTCAGGTTTTGCTGTTGCGGAATACCGGTCCAAACTTGATGCCGTTGTGGAATGGTTTTCCGCCTGTGGTTGCAGGCGTATCGGTTTTATTGCCTCTCAACTGACGGTTGAGGTTTACGACGAACTTAAAGCTAAACTCCCTGAAGTCGAGTTTGTTGCACTGAAGGATGAGCTCGCCGATATCAGGAGGATCAAGAGCCACGAGGAAATAGTACTCCTGGAGACGGCAGCGTCTCTGGCTTCCGAAGCTTTTTTATCCATTTTACCCTTGATCCGGCCGGGAATTTCAGAACGGGAACTTGCCCTGGAACTGGAAGTTGCCATGAGGCGACAGGGGGCAGATGACAAGGCTTTTGACTTTATTGTCGCTTCGGGGGAGAGGGGCGCGCTTCCGCATGGTCGTGCCAGCGAACGGGTCATTTGCCAGGGAGAGCTGATAACTTTTGATTTTGGCGCTATTTGCAACGGTTACAATTCGGATGAAACTGTAACTGTTGCCTTGGGCAGTCCCGATCCGCAGCTCCTCGATATCTTCTCGATTGTTAAGGAAGCCCATGACAGGGCTATTGACGCGGTGAAGCCGGGAGTTCCTCTTAAAGATCTGGATAGGATTGCCCGCTCTTTCATTGCGGAGAAAGGGTTTGGCTCTTTCTTCGGGCATGGCCTGGGCCATGGCGTTGGCCTTGAGGTGCACGAAAAGCCGCTGGTCTCTTTTAGAAGCGATGAGATTGCTGCCGAGGGGATGGTCTTCACGATCGAGCCTGGTATTTATGTTCCGGGGTTAGGTGGCGTGAGAATCGAGGATACGGTGGTTGTCGAAGCATCGGGTTGCCGTTTATTGACAAAGGTTTCCAAGGAACTGCGGGTGCTTTAA
- the accB gene encoding acetyl-CoA carboxylase biotin carboxyl carrier protein — translation MDIKDIKTLIKMVTETDITEFEIENPEERILIKRGTSTEVVHVQAPQVMAAPQAIAAAHPQVAGAPAAAAAPVAEKGDPITSPIVGTFYRAPAPDAAPYVEVGQVVEKGQVLCIVEAMKLMNEIEAEYRCKIVKICKENAQPVEFGDALFLVEKA, via the coding sequence ATGGATATCAAAGATATTAAAACGTTGATAAAGATGGTTACAGAGACGGACATAACGGAATTTGAGATCGAGAATCCGGAAGAGCGCATCTTGATAAAACGTGGGACATCCACGGAAGTTGTTCATGTGCAGGCACCTCAGGTCATGGCAGCACCTCAGGCAATTGCTGCGGCTCATCCCCAGGTTGCTGGGGCTCCTGCAGCCGCTGCCGCACCGGTTGCCGAGAAAGGTGATCCCATCACTTCACCGATAGTCGGCACTTTCTATCGCGCACCGGCGCCTGATGCCGCCCCTTATGTCGAGGTCGGCCAGGTCGTCGAAAAAGGCCAGGTTCTGTGCATTGTTGAAGCGATGAAGTTGATGAATGAAATTGAAGCGGAATACCGCTGCAAGATCGTCAAGATTTGTAAGGAGAATGCCCAGCCGGTTGAGTTCGGCGATGCCCTCTTTCTTGTCGAAAAAGCCTAG
- the accC gene encoding acetyl-CoA carboxylase biotin carboxylase subunit: MFHKVLIANRGEIALRVIRACRELGIKTVAVYSDADRESLHVRLADESVCIGPAPSLKSYLNINAIISAAELTDAEAIHPGYGFLSENAGFADICEKCGITFIGPSAESMRIMGDKISARQAVIKEGVPILPGTKEGVHDVNEAVKVAKQIGFPVIIKATAGGGGRGMKIVHSPATLPNAFATARAEAQSGFGNPEVYIEKYCEQPRHVEIQILGDKHGNVIHLGERDCSIQRRHQKLIEEAPSTISTPELRKAMGEAAVRAAKAVGYSSAGTMEFLVDKQNNFYFMEMNTRVQVEHPVTEMVTGVDIVREQIRSAAGHKLRYKQSDIKINGHAIECRINAEDSVKFTPCPGRITAYHPPGGLGVRVDSFVYANYSVVPHYDSLIAKLIVHAETREDAICRMARALDEYIIDGIKTTIPFHKRIMANKDFIEGNIDTGFLERIVLE, encoded by the coding sequence ATGTTCCATAAAGTTCTAATCGCCAATCGCGGCGAAATTGCACTCCGTGTAATCCGCGCCTGTCGCGAACTCGGCATAAAAACCGTCGCTGTCTACTCTGATGCTGACCGCGAATCGCTTCATGTCCGTCTGGCAGACGAGAGTGTCTGCATCGGTCCGGCTCCGAGCCTGAAAAGCTACCTGAATATAAACGCCATCATCAGCGCGGCTGAGCTGACCGATGCCGAGGCGATCCATCCCGGCTACGGCTTCCTTTCAGAAAATGCCGGATTTGCCGATATTTGCGAAAAATGCGGCATAACCTTTATTGGCCCATCTGCTGAGAGCATGCGTATTATGGGGGACAAGATCAGTGCCCGCCAAGCTGTCATAAAAGAGGGCGTGCCGATCCTTCCAGGCACCAAGGAAGGTGTCCATGATGTCAATGAAGCGGTAAAAGTCGCAAAGCAGATCGGCTTTCCGGTAATTATCAAGGCTACAGCCGGTGGCGGTGGTCGCGGGATGAAGATTGTCCATTCTCCGGCGACTCTCCCCAATGCCTTTGCTACTGCCAGGGCTGAGGCACAGTCAGGCTTCGGCAATCCGGAAGTCTATATCGAGAAATACTGCGAGCAGCCTCGCCATGTGGAGATCCAGATTCTCGGCGACAAGCACGGCAATGTGATCCACCTCGGAGAACGTGATTGCTCGATTCAGCGCCGTCATCAGAAACTGATTGAGGAAGCGCCATCTACCATCAGCACCCCTGAACTTCGGAAAGCTATGGGCGAAGCCGCTGTCAGGGCTGCAAAGGCAGTCGGTTACAGCAGCGCCGGTACCATGGAGTTCCTGGTCGATAAACAGAATAATTTCTATTTCATGGAAATGAACACCAGGGTTCAGGTTGAGCACCCGGTGACAGAGATGGTTACCGGCGTCGATATCGTTCGCGAACAGATCCGCTCTGCCGCAGGTCACAAGCTTCGCTACAAACAGAGCGATATCAAGATCAATGGCCACGCCATTGAATGCCGCATCAATGCCGAGGACTCTGTAAAGTTCACGCCTTGTCCGGGCCGGATCACTGCCTACCATCCGCCTGGAGGACTTGGGGTGCGTGTGGATTCGTTCGTGTACGCCAATTACTCTGTAGTGCCACATTATGACTCTTTGATTGCCAAGCTTATCGTTCATGCTGAGACAAGAGAGGATGCTATCTGCAGAATGGCCAGAGCACTTGACGAATATATAATCGATGGTATAAAAACGACCATACCTTTTCACAAGCGGATCATGGCCAACAAGGACTTCATAGAAGGGAACATTGATACCGGTTTCCTTGAGCGTATCGTATTGGAGTAG
- the gcvH gene encoding glycine cleavage system protein GcvH, translated as MDFPEELKYSKEHFWVRVEGNRAVLGITDYAQIELGGITSVELPDVGYDLEQDDSFGSIEARKTVADLYAPVGGSVVAYNEELHDAPELVNDDPYDGGWLVEIELSDKEELNLLMSADDYQDYVAEVE; from the coding sequence ATGGATTTTCCTGAGGAGTTGAAATACAGCAAAGAGCACTTTTGGGTGCGAGTTGAAGGTAACAGGGCGGTTCTGGGGATTACCGATTACGCCCAGATCGAACTGGGAGGGATTACTTCGGTTGAGCTCCCGGATGTTGGCTATGATCTTGAGCAGGACGACTCGTTCGGCTCCATAGAAGCCAGAAAAACGGTAGCAGACCTCTATGCTCCGGTTGGAGGCTCAGTTGTTGCTTACAACGAGGAACTCCATGATGCTCCGGAACTGGTCAATGACGATCCTTACGATGGCGGCTGGCTTGTCGAGATTGAGCTTTCCGATAAGGAAGAACTCAACCTCCTGATGAGCGCCGATGATTATCAGGATTATGTAGCAGAAGTGGAATGA
- a CDS encoding menaquinone biosynthetic enzyme MqnA/MqnD family protein, which translates to MSLRVGRIEYANCVPLFKAFDALCDKDHRFVDGVPAILNAMLSLGEIDLSPSSSIAYGKDPNRYWLLPGLSISATGPVRSVLLFTRQPLEELDGATIGLTNESDTSVALLKIILGKFLAFKNSFQRTDALPQQADSAFGALLLIGNQAMRMSMTVSDYHVYDLGELWHRFTGLPFVYALWVVNRQSVAGQEDSVIDLARTLQQAKVACRDRLPLYVKGSGLEWYGFDNLISYWQTISYDLGELEMEGLRTFYRYSYELGIIEQLPEIVFFPGAISGGSF; encoded by the coding sequence ATGTCGCTAAGGGTAGGCCGAATTGAGTATGCGAACTGCGTCCCGCTGTTCAAAGCGTTTGATGCGCTTTGTGATAAAGACCACAGATTTGTTGACGGTGTGCCCGCCATATTGAACGCCATGCTGTCACTTGGCGAGATCGACCTTTCACCTTCGTCATCAATAGCCTATGGAAAAGATCCCAACCGATACTGGCTTCTCCCCGGATTGTCCATCAGCGCAACCGGCCCGGTGAGGAGCGTGCTCCTTTTTACGCGGCAGCCTCTTGAAGAGCTTGACGGGGCGACTATCGGGCTTACGAATGAGTCTGATACCTCGGTTGCACTTTTGAAGATAATTCTGGGAAAGTTCCTTGCTTTCAAAAACAGCTTTCAGCGCACTGATGCCCTGCCGCAGCAAGCTGATAGTGCTTTTGGAGCACTTTTGCTCATTGGTAATCAGGCGATGAGAATGAGCATGACTGTCTCAGATTATCATGTCTACGATCTCGGTGAACTCTGGCATCGCTTCACCGGGCTTCCGTTTGTTTATGCCCTGTGGGTTGTTAATCGGCAGTCCGTAGCGGGACAGGAAGACAGCGTAATTGACTTGGCGCGCACTCTGCAACAAGCAAAGGTAGCATGCCGGGACAGGCTTCCTTTATACGTCAAAGGGTCGGGGCTTGAATGGTATGGTTTTGATAACTTGATTTCCTATTGGCAGACCATATCCTACGACCTTGGGGAACTTGAGATGGAAGGGTTACGGACCTTTTATCGCTACTCTTATGAATTGGGCATTATAGAGCAACTGCCAGAGATTGTTTTTTTCCCTGGAGCCATAAGCGGCGGGAGTTTTTAA
- a CDS encoding EAL domain-containing protein, whose protein sequence is MPSLNGNKGSARWFDILADRFRGVRNGRRAEPINGSEVRCHLVVKVRWLLLLFIGSYVVSAGSVFTFSRYGFFLSQEQKLILIGSVLSVAVYNLAYQFCYDRISRFRYADHFQILLDIFFVTALVHVSGGVSSWFWAVYLVVTIESAFLLKNKRDVWLLGAIGGGLFGALLVVEYYGVIDNVLMPFVAGELHHDYLYIALRWLWVAMLNTVAALVTTFLMGVIRTESQLLRESEERLLNFIDTANDLILCFTPEGQLVYANKALSKAMGYNKEEMLELQVSGSISSAGLRAYNAAVGHALKHGYSEIIETDLITKDGKIIPVEGSFTCSFRDNRPVAVWWICRDISERRLAQQQLYQLAHYDALTELPNRVLLYDRLKQARAYAHREGGTMAVIFLDLDRFKIINDTLGHPVGDRLLQSVAKRLSSCVREVDTAARIGGDEFVVILVNLREPSDAEKIASKILVALSAPHIIDAHELFITTSIGISLYPRDDEDVDNLIKKADIAMYASKSDGCNAYRFYEPNMDEHAHKRFVLENSLRKALEGNEFLLHYQPKVDISSGDITAFEALLRWNHPDLGLLSPAEFIPLAEETGLIIPIGEWVIRHVCAQNVVWQKEGLSNLRIAINLSGYQLQQQNFLEFVEESLTDTGLDPECLEFEITETVIMQNPDFTISMLNKLRDLGIHISIDDFGTGYSSLSHLKRFSVNTLKIDKTFVSEVESSATDAAIATAIIAMGSSLNLRVIAEGVETKGQLEFLKEKLCDEMQGYYFSRPMPPEKVTEFMRGKQIRNPETAA, encoded by the coding sequence ATGCCCAGCTTAAACGGAAATAAAGGTAGCGCCCGCTGGTTTGACATCCTTGCCGACCGCTTCAGGGGAGTTAGAAATGGTCGCAGGGCAGAGCCGATAAATGGTTCAGAGGTCCGGTGCCATCTTGTGGTAAAGGTGCGTTGGCTGCTGCTTTTATTCATCGGATCATATGTGGTTTCAGCCGGGAGTGTCTTCACTTTCAGCCGCTACGGATTTTTCCTGTCCCAGGAACAAAAACTGATTCTTATCGGCAGTGTCCTTTCAGTTGCCGTCTATAACCTGGCATATCAATTTTGCTATGACAGGATCAGCCGTTTTCGCTACGCCGACCATTTTCAGATCCTTTTGGACATATTTTTTGTTACCGCACTTGTTCATGTGAGTGGTGGCGTTTCCAGCTGGTTCTGGGCGGTCTATCTTGTTGTGACCATTGAGTCGGCTTTTCTCCTCAAGAACAAGAGGGATGTCTGGCTGCTTGGCGCCATTGGTGGGGGCCTGTTCGGGGCCTTGCTTGTGGTTGAGTATTATGGCGTGATTGATAATGTCTTGATGCCTTTTGTTGCCGGCGAATTGCACCATGACTACCTGTATATTGCACTGCGCTGGCTTTGGGTGGCGATGCTGAACACTGTCGCTGCATTGGTAACGACATTTCTGATGGGTGTCATTCGAACTGAGTCCCAGCTCTTACGGGAAAGCGAGGAGCGGCTCCTCAATTTTATCGATACTGCCAACGACCTTATCCTATGTTTCACTCCTGAAGGGCAGCTGGTTTATGCCAATAAGGCCCTGAGCAAAGCGATGGGATACAATAAAGAAGAAATGCTTGAGCTGCAGGTCTCCGGCTCGATCTCGTCTGCAGGGCTCAGGGCATACAATGCAGCAGTGGGGCATGCTCTCAAGCATGGTTATTCAGAAATAATTGAAACCGACCTTATAACCAAGGATGGCAAAATCATTCCGGTTGAGGGGAGTTTCACCTGCAGTTTTCGCGATAACCGGCCTGTAGCAGTCTGGTGGATATGCCGTGATATCTCTGAGAGGAGATTGGCGCAGCAGCAGCTCTATCAGCTTGCCCATTATGATGCCCTGACCGAGTTGCCGAACAGGGTCTTGCTTTATGACCGTCTCAAGCAGGCACGGGCTTATGCCCATCGTGAAGGCGGGACAATGGCGGTCATCTTTCTGGATCTTGATCGCTTTAAGATCATCAATGACACCCTTGGCCATCCGGTTGGAGACAGGCTGCTGCAATCGGTAGCAAAGCGGCTTTCTTCTTGTGTCAGGGAGGTCGATACTGCTGCCAGGATCGGGGGGGATGAATTCGTTGTCATCCTGGTCAATCTCCGCGAACCGTCGGATGCAGAAAAGATTGCCTCAAAAATTCTTGTTGCTCTGTCAGCGCCGCATATAATAGATGCTCACGAGCTTTTCATTACAACGAGCATCGGAATCAGCCTGTATCCAAGAGACGATGAGGATGTTGACAATCTGATCAAGAAGGCCGACATCGCCATGTATGCTTCCAAATCAGACGGCTGTAACGCCTATAGATTCTATGAGCCCAACATGGACGAGCACGCGCACAAGCGGTTTGTGCTGGAAAACAGCCTGAGAAAGGCGTTGGAAGGTAACGAGTTCCTGCTGCATTATCAGCCTAAGGTAGATATCTCAAGCGGTGACATTACTGCGTTTGAGGCGTTGCTGCGCTGGAATCACCCTGATTTGGGGCTGCTATCTCCAGCAGAATTCATTCCCCTTGCAGAAGAAACTGGGCTGATCATCCCTATTGGCGAATGGGTGATTCGCCACGTTTGCGCCCAGAATGTCGTGTGGCAGAAAGAGGGCCTTTCAAATCTGAGAATAGCAATCAATCTGTCAGGCTATCAACTGCAGCAACAGAACTTCCTTGAATTTGTAGAGGAATCTTTAACTGATACCGGCCTTGATCCTGAATGTCTGGAGTTCGAGATAACCGAGACCGTGATCATGCAGAATCCTGATTTCACCATTAGCATGCTGAATAAACTCAGAGATCTGGGAATTCATATTTCAATTGACGATTTCGGCACTGGCTATTCATCGCTATCGCATCTGAAGCGGTTTTCGGTCAATACCCTGAAAATCGACAAGACCTTTGTCAGTGAAGTTGAGTCAAGTGCAACGGATGCTGCCATTGCCACCGCTATCATCGCCATGGGGAGCAGTCTTAATCTGAGAGTGATTGCCGAAGGGGTCGAGACCAAGGGGCAGCTGGAATTTTTGAAGGAAAAGCTGTGTGACGAAATGCAGGGTTATTATTTCAGTCGGCCAATGCCCCCTGAGAAGGTTACCGAGTTTATGCGCGGCAAGCAGATCCGGAACCCGGAAACGGCGGCCTAG
- a CDS encoding NUDIX domain-containing protein encodes MAFDTLTCPQCGQQVKSYRNPLPTVDIIIEIDEGIVLIERKNEPFGWALPGGFVDYGESLETAAIREAREETSLEVSDLHLLGCYSDPTRDQRFHTISTVFIGKGSGTPKAADDAINLAVFPLAALPTALCFDHAQILTDYARLRK; translated from the coding sequence ATGGCTTTTGACACCCTCACCTGCCCCCAATGCGGGCAACAGGTCAAGTCGTACCGCAACCCGCTGCCAACGGTAGACATAATTATCGAGATAGACGAGGGAATTGTCCTGATCGAGCGAAAAAACGAGCCGTTTGGCTGGGCGCTACCCGGTGGGTTCGTTGACTATGGCGAATCTCTTGAAACTGCGGCAATAAGGGAGGCCAGGGAGGAGACATCTCTGGAGGTTTCAGACTTGCATCTGCTTGGCTGTTATTCCGATCCGACCAGAGATCAGCGTTTTCATACGATATCAACGGTTTTTATCGGTAAAGGCTCTGGAACACCAAAAGCAGCGGATGACGCCATAAACCTTGCCGTCTTTCCTTTGGCAGCCCTGCCAACAGCTCTTTGTTTCGACCATGCCCAGATCCTGACTGATTATGCCAGGCTGCGCAAATAA
- a CDS encoding PxxKW family cysteine-rich protein, which yields MQCQTVLRGTECTFWGNQGCVFSAGSCQVIVENCEGCERVTEGSIGQVCTAYPAPAKKWADGICNFATHVKVEIKSEELKINPLKASKKAAGGKKK from the coding sequence ATGCAGTGTCAAACCGTGCTTCGCGGTACAGAGTGTACATTCTGGGGGAATCAGGGGTGTGTGTTCTCCGCTGGCTCGTGCCAGGTAATTGTGGAGAACTGCGAAGGATGTGAAAGAGTTACAGAAGGCTCAATCGGCCAGGTCTGTACCGCATATCCAGCACCAGCCAAAAAATGGGCTGACGGCATATGCAATTTCGCCACACACGTTAAGGTAGAGATCAAGAGCGAAGAGCTCAAAATCAACCCTCTCAAGGCATCCAAAAAAGCTGCCGGCGGGAAGAAGAAGTAA
- a CDS encoding phosphoglucomutase/phosphomannomutase family protein — MNRITFGTSGWRGILCEDFIFENVRVVTQAIADHLIASGESGKGLIVGCDSRFMGERFVRESAQVLAGAGIKVYLCNRDTPTPVISFEILRRKTAGAINFTASHNPPEYNGIKFSPAWGGPALPETTGDIERRANEMLGEFCYKERFLDNAKKDGLCEEIDCRPAYLDDLSTKIDFDAVASLGGVALNPLYGTARGYLDEPLMKRGMKFHQINAHRDPYFGGFAPEPAEKNIQDFISLVRKDPSIRLGLATDGDADRFGIIDEDGTYIEPNYIIALLLDYLVRVKKMTGGVARSVATSHLIDAVARHHGIQLYETPVGFKYIGELISQDKIIIGGEESAGLSIKGHVPEKDGILACFLVAEMVAREGKSVSQLLQELYAKVGCYLTRRDNIKLSPQLEAAYKGKVASVPAEIAGAKVKDVVTIDGVKLILEDGSWLLFRKSGTEPVVRLYGEASSDDRLNTVMSAGREFILGK; from the coding sequence ATGAATCGGATCACGTTCGGCACCTCTGGATGGCGCGGCATACTCTGTGAGGACTTTATTTTTGAGAACGTCAGGGTGGTTACGCAGGCGATAGCCGATCACCTGATCGCATCAGGGGAGAGCGGCAAAGGGCTTATAGTCGGCTGCGATTCCCGGTTCATGGGTGAACGGTTTGTCCGTGAATCGGCACAGGTACTTGCCGGCGCCGGGATAAAGGTTTATTTGTGCAATCGCGACACCCCGACTCCAGTCATCTCTTTTGAGATTCTCCGCCGCAAAACAGCGGGAGCGATCAACTTCACTGCCAGCCATAATCCACCAGAGTACAACGGCATCAAATTCTCTCCTGCCTGGGGTGGGCCCGCTCTTCCTGAAACCACCGGGGATATCGAGCGCCGTGCCAACGAGATGCTGGGCGAATTCTGTTACAAGGAACGGTTTCTGGACAATGCCAAAAAAGACGGGCTGTGCGAGGAGATTGATTGTCGTCCCGCTTATCTGGATGATCTCTCCACTAAGATCGACTTCGATGCTGTCGCCAGTTTGGGTGGGGTGGCGCTGAATCCACTATATGGCACGGCTCGCGGCTATCTTGATGAGCCGCTGATGAAGCGGGGCATGAAGTTTCACCAGATCAATGCCCATCGCGACCCGTATTTCGGTGGCTTTGCGCCTGAGCCTGCCGAGAAGAACATTCAGGATTTCATCTCCCTGGTCAGGAAAGACCCTTCAATTCGCCTTGGCCTAGCCACTGATGGTGATGCCGACCGCTTCGGCATTATTGACGAGGATGGCACATACATAGAGCCGAACTACATCATTGCCCTGCTGCTCGATTATCTGGTCAGGGTGAAAAAAATGACCGGCGGCGTAGCCAGAAGCGTTGCCACCTCCCACCTTATCGATGCAGTGGCTCGGCATCACGGCATTCAACTTTATGAGACACCGGTTGGCTTCAAATATATCGGCGAACTGATCAGCCAGGACAAGATCATCATTGGTGGCGAGGAGAGCGCCGGCCTCTCGATCAAGGGGCATGTCCCGGAAAAAGACGGCATTCTCGCCTGTTTCCTGGTTGCCGAGATGGTTGCCCGGGAAGGGAAAAGCGTCTCACAACTGTTGCAAGAGCTTTATGCAAAGGTTGGCTGCTACCTGACCAGACGCGACAACATCAAACTCTCTCCGCAGCTTGAGGCAGCCTACAAGGGGAAAGTGGCCAGCGTTCCTGCCGAGATCGCCGGGGCCAAAGTCAAAGATGTGGTCACCATTGACGGCGTGAAACTGATCCTGGAAGACGGCAGTTGGCTGCTGTTCCGCAAGTCAGGTACCGAGCCTGTGGTGCGCCTTTATGGCGAGGCATCTTCTGATGACCGCCTGAATACTGTCATGTCAGCTGGTCGTGAGTTTATACTTGGTAAATAG